Proteins encoded within one genomic window of Actinoplanes octamycinicus:
- a CDS encoding multicopper oxidase family protein produces MKRRDLLSLAALATLGACSSGTGKPTFSHRLRIPDQAPATTGPDGARQFALTLQTGRSEILPGRSTATWGINGLHLGPVVRVRRGDRVRIAVTNRLPEASTLHWHGLYLPARMDGGPHQMIEPGATWTPEWTVDQPATTSWFHPHPHGRTAMHVYRGVAGLFLVDDPAGPPLPSRYGVDDIPLIVQDKAFDGDGEFTTGGFGGTFGMLGDTVLVNGTAGARFEATTSLVRFRLLNASNARVYRAGFADGRSFRVVATDSGPLARPVTTDRVKISPGERAEIVVAFVPGETVVMDSRGEPARQANDIEEEDFDLLTVVAAGRLAPSPAIPAALGGGPPPVVPPGARVRRFSLSGSEINGRDMDLARIDEVVPAGAHEIWEIDNTTYAHNFHVHDVTFRILDINGAPPPEYQAGPKDTVFIPKKARVRLSISFGKYTDATMPYMYHCHILRHEDRGMMGQFVVVAPGTESQVSRTLATGHHHG; encoded by the coding sequence ATGAAACGCCGTGACTTGCTTTCCCTGGCCGCCCTCGCCACCCTCGGCGCCTGTTCTTCCGGAACCGGGAAACCCACTTTCTCCCATCGGCTCCGCATTCCGGATCAGGCGCCGGCGACGACCGGACCGGACGGTGCCCGCCAGTTCGCGTTGACCTTGCAGACCGGCCGCAGCGAGATCCTTCCCGGGCGGAGCACCGCCACCTGGGGGATCAACGGCCTGCATCTCGGGCCGGTGGTGCGGGTGCGGCGCGGCGACCGGGTCCGGATCGCGGTCACCAACCGGCTGCCCGAGGCGAGCACGCTGCACTGGCACGGTCTGTACCTGCCGGCCCGGATGGACGGCGGCCCGCATCAGATGATCGAGCCGGGGGCCACCTGGACACCGGAGTGGACTGTCGACCAGCCCGCGACGACCTCGTGGTTCCACCCGCACCCGCACGGCCGGACCGCGATGCACGTCTACCGCGGTGTCGCCGGGTTGTTCCTGGTCGACGATCCGGCCGGCCCGCCGCTGCCCTCCCGGTACGGCGTCGACGACATCCCGCTGATCGTCCAGGACAAGGCGTTCGACGGCGACGGCGAGTTCACCACCGGCGGGTTCGGTGGCACGTTCGGCATGCTCGGCGACACCGTGCTGGTCAACGGCACGGCCGGCGCGCGTTTCGAGGCCACCACCTCGCTGGTCCGGTTCCGCCTGCTCAACGCGTCCAACGCCCGGGTGTACCGGGCCGGTTTCGCCGACGGCCGGTCGTTCCGGGTGGTCGCCACCGACTCCGGTCCCCTGGCCCGCCCGGTGACCACCGACCGCGTCAAGATCAGCCCGGGTGAGCGGGCCGAGATCGTCGTCGCCTTCGTCCCGGGCGAGACGGTCGTGATGGACAGCCGCGGCGAGCCGGCGAGGCAGGCCAACGACATCGAGGAGGAGGACTTCGACCTGCTGACCGTCGTCGCCGCCGGTCGCCTCGCCCCGTCCCCGGCGATCCCGGCCGCGCTCGGCGGCGGGCCGCCACCGGTCGTGCCGCCGGGCGCCCGGGTCCGCCGGTTCTCGCTGAGCGGCTCGGAGATCAACGGCCGGGACATGGACCTGGCCCGGATCGACGAGGTGGTGCCGGCCGGCGCCCACGAGATCTGGGAGATCGACAACACCACCTACGCGCACAATTTCCATGTCCACGACGTGACGTTTCGCATTCTCGACATCAACGGCGCCCCGCCGCCGGAATATCAGGCCGGGCCGAAGGACACCGTGTTCATTCCGAAGAAGGCCCGGGTCCGGCTTTCCATCTCGTTCGGGAAATACACCGACGCGACGATGCCGTACATGTATCACTGCCATATCCTGCGGCACGAGGACCGCGGCATGATGGGCCAGTTCGTCGTCGTCGCGCCGGGCACCGAGTCCCAGGTCTCCCGCACCCTGGCCACCGGCCACCACCACGGCTGA
- a CDS encoding response regulator, with protein sequence MISVLLADDQTLVRAGFRSILSGEPDMIVSGEADNGERAVALSRDLRPDVVLMDIRMPVLDGLAATRLIGADPDLAAVKVIMLTTYETDENVFAAIRAGASGFLLKDAEPADLIRAVRVVAGGEALLAPSVTRRLIAEVAVRRVPPPAPDLGALTSREAEIADLVAQGLSNEEVAGRLAISHATAKTHVSRILTKLGLRDRAQLVVWAYESGRALPGWLHPR encoded by the coding sequence ATGATCTCGGTGCTGCTCGCCGACGACCAGACCCTGGTGCGGGCCGGCTTCCGGTCGATCCTGTCCGGCGAGCCCGACATGATCGTGTCCGGTGAGGCCGACAACGGGGAGCGGGCCGTGGCGCTGAGCCGCGACCTGCGGCCGGACGTGGTGCTGATGGACATCCGGATGCCGGTGCTGGACGGGCTCGCGGCCACCCGGCTGATCGGCGCGGACCCGGACCTGGCCGCGGTGAAGGTGATCATGCTGACCACCTACGAGACCGACGAGAACGTGTTCGCCGCGATCCGTGCCGGCGCCAGCGGGTTCCTGCTCAAGGACGCCGAGCCGGCCGACCTGATCCGCGCGGTCCGGGTGGTCGCCGGCGGGGAGGCGCTGCTGGCGCCCTCGGTCACCCGGCGGCTGATCGCCGAGGTGGCGGTGCGGCGGGTGCCGCCGCCGGCCCCGGATCTCGGCGCGCTCACCTCCCGGGAGGCCGAGATCGCCGATCTGGTGGCGCAGGGCCTGTCCAACGAGGAGGTGGCCGGCCGGCTGGCGATCAGCCATGCCACCGCCAAGACCCACGTCAGCCGGATCCTGACCAAACTCGGGCTGCGGGACCGGGCCCAGCTGGTCGTCTGGGCCTACGAGTCGGGGCGCGCGCTGCCCGGCTGGCTACATCCGCGGTAG
- a CDS encoding sensor histidine kinase, producing MRVLAIDAGVAGLIALVAGATALTSENSSRPMAPWGWALIAAAVVALLWRRRFPVVTLAVASAAALLYYPLGFPDSAMALTFIVALYTVGRRRGLRWSVPAAVVIVAAFGLLGAGRRDAVAAAAGVSVIVSLAVLTGEVARGRDRAVTEARERAAVDERLRIARDLHDSLGHQLSLISVQAGAALHTRSAEQSFEALEAVRAASKEALAELRTVLGVLRGDGHTLAGLPELVRRTESAGLPVRIRVDVGPAALPAAVETTAYRIVQEALTNAVRHATATSAEVAISRTGDEVVVLVENDGGPAAEAAGRPGGSGLRGNSGDSSEGSGGSGNADSSSGSSGSSNSDSSGNIGSGRSGGSGGSGSGSGSGEGGNSDTGRGGSNGTGLRGMAERAAAAGGTVDAGPRPDGGFRVRARLPIGGAR from the coding sequence ATGCGGGTGCTGGCGATCGATGCGGGCGTCGCCGGCCTCATCGCTCTGGTGGCCGGCGCGACGGCGCTGACCAGCGAAAACAGCAGCCGGCCGATGGCTCCTTGGGGCTGGGCGCTGATCGCCGCGGCGGTGGTCGCACTGCTCTGGCGGCGCCGGTTCCCCGTCGTGACACTGGCCGTGGCGAGCGCGGCCGCGCTGCTCTACTACCCCCTCGGCTTCCCCGACTCGGCGATGGCGCTCACCTTCATCGTCGCGCTCTACACGGTGGGGCGCCGGCGCGGGCTGCGCTGGTCGGTTCCCGCCGCCGTCGTCATCGTGGCGGCGTTCGGGCTGCTCGGCGCCGGCCGGCGGGACGCGGTCGCGGCGGCGGCCGGGGTCTCCGTGATCGTCTCGCTGGCGGTGCTGACCGGCGAGGTGGCGCGGGGCCGGGACCGGGCGGTGACCGAGGCGCGGGAGCGGGCCGCAGTGGACGAGCGGCTGCGGATCGCCCGCGACCTGCACGACTCCCTGGGTCACCAGCTGTCGCTGATCAGCGTGCAGGCGGGCGCGGCGTTGCACACCCGGTCGGCGGAGCAGTCGTTCGAGGCGCTGGAGGCGGTCCGGGCGGCGTCCAAGGAGGCTCTGGCGGAGCTGCGGACGGTGCTCGGGGTGTTGCGCGGGGACGGTCACACGCTGGCCGGGCTGCCGGAGCTGGTCCGGCGGACGGAGAGCGCCGGGTTGCCGGTCCGGATTCGGGTCGACGTGGGACCGGCCGCGTTGCCCGCCGCGGTCGAGACGACCGCGTACCGGATCGTGCAGGAGGCGCTGACCAACGCCGTCCGGCACGCTACGGCCACCAGCGCCGAGGTGGCGATCAGCCGCACCGGTGACGAAGTCGTGGTGCTGGTCGAGAACGACGGCGGGCCAGCGGCCGAGGCCGCCGGACGCCCCGGCGGCAGCGGTCTGCGCGGCAACAGCGGCGACAGCAGCGAAGGCAGCGGGGGCAGCGGCAACGCCGACAGCAGCAGCGGCAGCAGCGGCAGCAGCAACAGCGACAGCAGCGGCAACATCGGCAGCGGACGCAGCGGCGGCAGCGGCGGTAGCGGCAGCGGCAGCGGCAGCGGCGAGGGCGGCAACAGCGACACCGGACGCGGCGGCAGCAACGGCACCGGGCTGCGGGGCATGGCCGAGCGGGCCGCGGCAGCGGGCGGCACCGTGGACGCCGGCCCCCGCCCGGACGGCGGGTTCCGGGTCCGCGCCCGGCTGCCGATCGGCGGCGCCCGATGA
- a CDS encoding permease, whose amino-acid sequence MGEPLVSVSTRSKPEQDTGIGSLEVLAGVLVALVLLRGHLAGLLSGPGLQTWATVFVSVLVQAVPFLVFGVVLSAVIAVFVPRGFWARALPSHPALAVPAAGMAGVILPGCECGSVPIAGSLIRRGVTPAAALAFLLAAPAINPIVLTATVIAFPGQPQMAVARGLASLVVAVVMGWLWLRLGRPEWIRLPHRPDLDDTSKARAFWAACRHDVMHAGGFLVLGAAAAATINVVIPAAWLQTLADNPIISIIALATLAVLLSICSEADAFVAASLTQFSLTSRLVFLVVGPMVDLKLISMQTGVFGRRFAARFAPTTFLAAILLGTAFGLVLL is encoded by the coding sequence ATGGGGGAGCCCCTGGTGAGCGTGTCAACGAGGAGCAAGCCGGAGCAGGACACTGGCATCGGCTCGCTCGAGGTGCTGGCCGGGGTGCTGGTCGCGCTGGTGCTGTTGCGCGGGCATCTGGCCGGGTTGTTGTCCGGCCCAGGCCTGCAGACGTGGGCGACGGTGTTCGTGTCGGTGCTGGTGCAGGCGGTGCCCTTCCTGGTGTTCGGGGTGGTGCTGTCCGCGGTGATCGCGGTGTTCGTGCCACGCGGTTTCTGGGCGCGGGCGCTGCCGAGTCATCCGGCCCTGGCCGTGCCCGCGGCCGGGATGGCCGGGGTGATCCTGCCCGGCTGCGAGTGCGGCAGCGTCCCGATCGCCGGGTCTCTGATCCGGCGCGGCGTCACCCCGGCAGCGGCGCTGGCCTTCCTGCTCGCCGCCCCGGCGATCAACCCGATCGTGCTGACCGCCACCGTGATCGCCTTCCCCGGCCAGCCACAGATGGCCGTCGCCCGCGGCCTGGCCAGCCTGGTCGTCGCCGTCGTGATGGGCTGGCTCTGGCTGCGCCTGGGGCGCCCCGAGTGGATCCGGCTGCCGCACCGGCCCGACCTCGACGACACCTCCAAGGCCCGGGCGTTCTGGGCCGCCTGCCGCCACGACGTCATGCACGCCGGCGGCTTCCTGGTCCTCGGCGCCGCCGCCGCAGCCACCATCAACGTGGTCATCCCCGCCGCCTGGCTGCAAACCCTCGCCGACAACCCGATCATCTCCATCATCGCCCTGGCCACCTTGGCCGTCCTGCTGTCGATCTGCAGCGAGGCCGACGCGTTCGTGGCCGCGTCCCTGACCCAGTTCTCCCTGACGTCCCGCCTGGTCTTCCTGGTCGTCGGCCCGATGGTCGACCTCAAACTGATCTCCATGCAGACCGGCGTCTTCGGCCGCCGCTTCGCCGCCCGCTTCGCCCCCACAACTTTCCTCGCGGCCATCCTGCTCGGCACCGCCTTCGGGTTGGTCCTCCTATGA
- a CDS encoding TIGR03943 family putative permease subunit, whose amino-acid sequence MTQAVIMLLFGGAIIKATVTDVFLRYVKEGLRPFLLLAGIVLVAAAVMTIWYDLRALRTAPKTKAPSRRSQRPNVTVPGGDPTRDGGTNGGGPGHGGEPGPVGEPRHDGEQEIGGGSGRGGGFGDGHDDGHGHAHHEPRVGWLLLLPVLGLLLISPPALGSFAAGQAGSVGPAAASDYPPLPAGDPVEVSLLDYASRAVFDGGKSLAGRNVKLTGFITPGPDGKPMLARMVLTCCAADGRPIKIGLTGAPIDAPADAWVQVIGVYSTQIGTDPVNQAQVAFFDVHSWQEIEEPKQPYA is encoded by the coding sequence ATGACCCAGGCAGTGATCATGCTGCTGTTCGGCGGCGCCATCATCAAGGCGACCGTCACCGACGTCTTTCTCCGCTACGTCAAGGAAGGTCTGCGACCGTTCCTCCTGCTGGCGGGCATTGTCTTGGTCGCAGCCGCAGTCATGACCATCTGGTATGACCTCCGCGCCCTGCGCACCGCCCCCAAGACGAAAGCCCCCAGCCGCCGCAGCCAGCGGCCCAACGTCACTGTGCCCGGCGGTGACCCCACACGTGACGGCGGCACCAATGGAGGCGGTCCTGGTCATGGCGGCGAACCGGGCCCTGTCGGCGAACCGCGTCATGACGGCGAGCAGGAAATTGGCGGCGGTTCTGGTCGTGGCGGCGGTTTCGGGGACGGGCACGATGATGGCCACGGGCATGCGCACCACGAGCCTCGGGTCGGCTGGTTGCTTCTGCTGCCGGTGCTCGGCTTGTTGTTGATTTCGCCGCCGGCGCTGGGGTCGTTCGCGGCTGGGCAGGCGGGTAGTGTCGGGCCGGCCGCGGCCTCGGACTATCCGCCGCTGCCGGCCGGCGACCCGGTCGAGGTGAGCCTGCTCGACTACGCCTCGCGGGCGGTCTTCGACGGCGGCAAGAGCCTGGCCGGGCGCAACGTGAAGCTGACCGGCTTCATCACCCCGGGCCCGGACGGCAAACCGATGCTGGCCCGGATGGTCCTCACTTGCTGCGCCGCCGACGGCCGCCCGATCAAGATCGGTCTCACCGGCGCACCGATCGACGCCCCCGCAGACGCCTGGGTCCAGGTGATCGGCGTCTACAGCACCCAGATCGGCACCGACCCGGTCAACCAGGCCCAGGTCGCCTTCTTCGACGTCCATTCCTGGCAGGAGATCGAGGAGCCGAAGCAGCCCTACGCCTGA
- a CDS encoding RtcB family protein encodes MQRINERLVNWASLIEPETLQQAEKASRLPFIHPHIALMPDAHLGKGATVGSVIPTLGALIPAAVGVDIGCGMAAVRTQYRVEDLRPDRGELRLAIERTIPLSAGGYNTRLTDSAQKRVQQLTARATFDPARYAKNWQLQLGSLGSGNHFIEVCRDEHGWVWLFLHSGSRGVGNKIASHHIRIAQDLMTKRGITLPDRDLAYLEEGTEEFAAYLAELRWAQEFALANRDEMMDRVIACFAEFAGGPVEERERVQCHHNYTEQETHYGKQVWLSRKGAINAEKGRPGLIPGSMGDASYVVSGKGDATSLNSSPHGAGRAYSRSKARKTFTREQLRTAMKGIEFRDTDAFLDEIPQAYKPIDVVMQDAASLVEIRHTLRQLVNVKGD; translated from the coding sequence GTGCAGCGGATCAACGAACGCCTGGTCAACTGGGCCAGCCTGATCGAGCCGGAGACCCTCCAGCAGGCCGAGAAGGCGTCCCGGCTCCCCTTCATCCATCCGCACATCGCCCTGATGCCGGACGCCCACCTGGGCAAGGGCGCCACCGTCGGCTCGGTCATCCCGACCCTCGGCGCGCTGATCCCGGCCGCGGTCGGCGTCGACATCGGCTGCGGGATGGCCGCCGTCCGCACCCAGTACCGGGTCGAGGACCTGCGCCCGGACCGCGGCGAACTCCGGCTCGCGATCGAGCGGACGATCCCCCTGTCGGCCGGCGGCTACAACACCCGGCTGACCGATTCTGCCCAGAAGCGCGTGCAGCAGCTGACCGCGCGCGCCACCTTCGATCCGGCCCGTTATGCGAAGAACTGGCAGCTGCAGCTCGGCTCGCTCGGCAGCGGTAACCACTTCATCGAGGTGTGCCGCGACGAGCACGGCTGGGTGTGGCTGTTCCTGCACTCCGGCTCGCGCGGCGTCGGCAACAAGATCGCCAGCCATCACATCCGGATCGCCCAGGACCTGATGACCAAGCGCGGCATCACCCTGCCGGACCGCGACCTGGCCTACCTCGAAGAGGGCACCGAGGAGTTCGCCGCCTACCTCGCCGAGCTGCGCTGGGCGCAGGAGTTCGCGCTGGCCAACCGGGACGAGATGATGGACCGGGTGATCGCCTGCTTCGCCGAGTTCGCCGGCGGGCCGGTCGAGGAACGCGAGCGGGTCCAGTGCCACCACAACTACACCGAGCAGGAGACGCACTACGGCAAGCAGGTGTGGCTGTCCCGCAAGGGCGCGATCAACGCCGAGAAGGGCCGGCCCGGCCTGATCCCCGGCTCGATGGGCGACGCCTCCTACGTGGTGTCCGGCAAGGGCGACGCCACCTCGCTGAACTCGTCCCCGCACGGCGCCGGCCGCGCCTACTCCCGCTCGAAGGCCCGCAAGACCTTCACCCGCGAGCAGCTGCGCACCGCCATGAAGGGCATCGAGTTCCGCGACACGGACGCCTTCCTGGACGAGATCCCCCAGGCCTACAAGCCCATCGACGTAGTCATGCAGGACGCCGCGAGCCTGGTGGAAATCCGCCACACCCTACGCCAGCTGGTAAACGTCAAAGGCGACTGA
- a CDS encoding STAS domain-containing protein has product MEFECTIERHDDRVVVVPDGDIDADSAAALRQVLRQAVETTGFAHVEVDLHKVAFLDSTGLGVFVAARKAAEARGVTFRLRDFGPMVRMLLQVTHLEETLTGEPATNS; this is encoded by the coding sequence ATGGAGTTCGAGTGCACGATCGAACGGCACGACGATCGGGTCGTCGTCGTGCCCGACGGAGACATCGACGCGGATAGCGCCGCCGCGCTCCGGCAGGTCCTCCGGCAGGCCGTGGAGACGACCGGTTTCGCCCACGTGGAGGTGGATCTGCACAAGGTCGCCTTCCTCGACTCCACCGGGCTGGGGGTCTTCGTCGCGGCGCGCAAGGCCGCCGAGGCCCGCGGGGTCACCTTCCGGCTGCGCGATTTCGGGCCGATGGTCCGCATGCTGCTGCAGGTCACCCACCTGGAGGAGACGCTCACCGGCGAGCCCGCCACCAATTCCTAG
- a CDS encoding SigB/SigF/SigG family RNA polymerase sigma factor, with protein sequence MRSSTVLPSADFDDPCLEELAATSRTDPDWPVVRERVINAWLPMARRLARRYANRGEDLDDLTQVATVGLIKAVDGFDPERGGEFAGYAIPTVLGELKRHFRDRMWNIRVPRRLQELNMAINRARGELVQTLGRAPTVADIAGHLGISEEDVIEGLEGAYAYRPTSLSTPVGPEGDAELGDTIGGTDPGYALTELHITLGPALARLTEREQQIIALRFHGNLTQSQIGEQIGVSQMHVSRLLTGALGKLREFMN encoded by the coding sequence ATGCGCTCGTCCACTGTTCTTCCGTCCGCCGATTTCGACGATCCCTGCTTGGAAGAACTGGCCGCCACCTCGCGGACCGATCCGGACTGGCCGGTGGTGCGCGAGCGGGTGATCAACGCCTGGCTGCCGATGGCCCGTCGGCTGGCCCGGCGCTACGCCAACCGCGGCGAGGATCTCGACGACCTGACCCAGGTCGCCACGGTCGGGCTGATCAAGGCGGTGGACGGGTTCGATCCGGAGCGCGGCGGCGAGTTCGCCGGCTACGCCATCCCCACCGTGCTGGGCGAGCTGAAGCGGCACTTCCGGGACCGGATGTGGAACATCCGGGTGCCGCGCCGGCTGCAGGAGCTGAACATGGCGATCAACCGGGCCCGCGGGGAGCTGGTGCAGACCCTGGGCCGGGCGCCGACCGTCGCGGACATCGCGGGTCACCTGGGGATCAGCGAGGAGGACGTGATCGAGGGGCTGGAGGGCGCCTACGCCTACCGGCCGACCTCGTTGTCCACCCCGGTCGGCCCGGAGGGCGACGCCGAGCTGGGCGACACGATCGGCGGCACCGACCCCGGTTACGCGCTGACCGAGCTGCACATCACGCTGGGCCCGGCGCTGGCCCGGCTGACCGAGCGGGAGCAGCAGATCATCGCGCTGCGTTTCCACGGCAACCTGACCCAGAGCCAGATCGGCGAGCAGATCGGGGTGTCCCAGATGCACGTGTCCCGGCTGTTGACCGGCGCGCTGGGCAAGTTGCGCGAGTTCATGAACTGA
- a CDS encoding sensor domain-containing protein: MTTTQLEVNLVPAPAARLLPRLLSDTRYALTGLPLAVASVIVAVTPFAAGLGLAVVWIGVPLLIFAMAVARRFADLERARIATVLGTAVRRPAYPTTIKARLTHPQSWRDVAHALLRWIPSTIAFVLTATWWSAMLGSLTWGAWGWSLPDGPGNHELPELLGITDSYGGIVLFYLALSVVFAITLPAVVRGAAVLEARFGRALLIRA; this comes from the coding sequence ATGACAACGACGCAGCTCGAAGTGAACCTGGTCCCGGCGCCGGCCGCACGGTTGCTGCCGCGGCTGCTCTCCGACACCCGCTACGCGCTGACCGGGCTTCCGCTCGCGGTGGCCTCGGTCATCGTCGCGGTCACCCCGTTCGCCGCCGGCCTCGGCCTCGCGGTGGTCTGGATCGGCGTACCGTTGCTGATCTTCGCGATGGCGGTCGCGCGCCGCTTCGCGGACCTGGAGCGGGCCCGCATCGCGACGGTGCTCGGCACCGCGGTGCGCCGGCCGGCCTACCCGACGACGATCAAGGCCCGCCTCACCCACCCGCAGAGCTGGCGCGACGTGGCACACGCCCTGCTCCGGTGGATCCCGAGCACCATCGCGTTCGTGCTGACCGCGACCTGGTGGTCGGCCATGCTCGGCTCGCTGACCTGGGGTGCCTGGGGCTGGTCGCTGCCGGACGGCCCGGGCAACCACGAGCTGCCGGAGCTGCTCGGCATCACCGACAGCTATGGCGGCATCGTGCTCTTCTACCTGGCGCTCAGCGTGGTCTTCGCGATCACCCTGCCCGCGGTCGTCCGAGGTGCGGCCGTGCTCGAGGCCCGGTTCGGCCGGGCCCTGCTGATCAGAGCCTGA
- a CDS encoding catalase, protein MESRTPAEVIKDAAEAAVGAVTGATKPDVPGKPGPAQPTVEEPTTPAGPLPPKQEQGQPDTRTPTGAETGAPPTAFAQQGAYLTTAQGARLRDTDHSLKAGPRGPILLQDHHFREKITHFDHERIPERVVHARGAGAHGVFTSYGTAANLTRAGFLKKKGKETEVFVRFSTVLGSRGSADTVRDTRGFATKFYTDEGTFDLVGNNMPVFFIQDAIKFPDIIHAAKWHPDREIPQAQSAHDTFWDFVSLHTEAQHHTMWNMSDRGIPRSYRMMEGFGVHTFRLVNDAGETVLVKFHWKPKLGVHSQVWEETQITGGVDPDYHRRDLYDSIEAGAYPEWELGLQVFPDTPEETFAGIDLLDPTKIVPEELAPVQPVGKLVLNRTPTNFHAEVEQVAFHLGNLVPGIDVTNDPLLQGRLFSYLDTQLTRLAGPNFHQIPINRPHAPVNDMLRDGFHQHAVHGGVAPYKPNSLDGGNPFPAGDKENAFVDTPVVVTEAPKVRDLPVTFKDHWTQVRLFWLSMTPIEKEHIIRAYAFELGKCYHQEIRERQLQCLANIDPVLCEQVATALGLPAPQPTIELPEVTPSPALSQVGQQWPADGRIIGIVVDDTDLDGVAEVKEAITAAGLVPLIIAPHGGKVGGLTVQRTFATARSVEFDALLLAAAPVPAPDAIPARDEKAGAPRTAAVDPRVNLLVDECWRHAKAIGGWGPGAEFLSGIGLTETPGVVTHETGAGTLAAVQQLMASHRVWERFPATVG, encoded by the coding sequence ATGGAATCCCGAACGCCCGCTGAAGTGATCAAGGATGCCGCGGAGGCTGCCGTGGGTGCGGTGACCGGCGCGACCAAGCCGGACGTGCCCGGGAAGCCGGGCCCGGCCCAGCCCACCGTCGAGGAGCCGACCACGCCGGCCGGACCGCTGCCGCCGAAACAGGAGCAGGGTCAGCCGGACACCCGCACGCCGACCGGCGCGGAGACCGGGGCGCCGCCGACCGCCTTCGCCCAGCAGGGCGCCTACCTCACCACCGCCCAGGGCGCCCGGCTGCGGGACACCGACCACTCGCTGAAGGCCGGCCCGCGCGGCCCGATCCTGCTGCAGGACCACCACTTCCGCGAGAAGATCACCCACTTCGACCACGAGCGGATCCCGGAGCGGGTGGTGCACGCCCGCGGCGCCGGCGCGCACGGTGTCTTCACCAGTTACGGCACCGCGGCGAACCTGACCCGGGCCGGCTTCCTGAAGAAGAAGGGCAAGGAGACCGAGGTCTTCGTCCGCTTCTCCACGGTGCTCGGCTCGCGCGGCTCGGCCGACACGGTTCGCGACACCCGCGGGTTCGCCACCAAGTTCTACACCGACGAGGGCACCTTCGACCTGGTCGGCAACAACATGCCGGTGTTCTTCATCCAGGACGCGATCAAGTTCCCGGACATCATCCACGCCGCCAAGTGGCACCCGGATCGGGAGATCCCGCAGGCGCAGAGCGCGCACGACACGTTCTGGGACTTCGTCTCGCTGCACACCGAGGCGCAGCACCACACCATGTGGAACATGTCGGACCGGGGCATCCCGCGCTCGTACCGGATGATGGAGGGCTTCGGCGTCCACACCTTCCGCCTGGTCAACGACGCCGGCGAGACGGTGCTGGTGAAGTTCCACTGGAAGCCGAAGCTGGGCGTGCACTCGCAGGTGTGGGAGGAGACCCAGATCACCGGCGGCGTCGACCCCGACTACCACCGCCGCGACCTGTACGACTCGATCGAGGCCGGCGCCTACCCGGAGTGGGAGCTGGGCCTGCAGGTCTTCCCGGACACCCCGGAGGAGACGTTCGCCGGGATCGACCTGCTCGACCCCACCAAGATCGTGCCGGAGGAGCTGGCGCCGGTGCAGCCGGTCGGCAAGCTGGTGCTGAACCGGACGCCGACCAACTTCCACGCCGAGGTCGAGCAGGTCGCCTTCCACCTGGGCAACCTGGTCCCCGGCATCGACGTCACCAACGACCCGCTGCTGCAGGGCCGGCTCTTCTCCTACCTGGACACCCAGCTCACCCGGCTGGCCGGGCCGAACTTCCACCAGATCCCGATCAACCGGCCGCACGCGCCGGTGAACGACATGCTGCGGGACGGCTTCCACCAGCACGCGGTGCACGGGGGCGTGGCGCCGTACAAGCCGAACTCGCTCGACGGCGGCAACCCGTTCCCGGCCGGCGACAAGGAGAACGCCTTCGTCGACACCCCGGTCGTGGTGACCGAGGCGCCCAAGGTCCGCGACCTGCCGGTCACCTTCAAGGACCACTGGACCCAGGTCCGGCTGTTCTGGCTGAGCATGACGCCGATCGAGAAGGAACACATCATCCGGGCGTACGCCTTCGAGCTGGGCAAGTGCTACCACCAGGAGATCCGCGAGCGGCAGCTGCAGTGCCTGGCGAACATCGACCCGGTGCTCTGCGAGCAGGTGGCCACCGCGCTCGGCCTGCCCGCTCCGCAGCCGACCATCGAGCTGCCCGAGGTCACGCCGAGCCCGGCGCTGTCCCAGGTGGGTCAGCAGTGGCCGGCCGACGGCCGGATCATCGGCATCGTGGTCGACGACACCGACCTGGACGGGGTGGCCGAGGTCAAGGAGGCGATCACCGCGGCCGGCCTGGTTCCGCTGATCATCGCCCCGCACGGCGGCAAGGTCGGCGGCCTGACCGTGCAGCGCACCTTCGCCACCGCCCGGTCGGTCGAGTTCGACGCGCTGCTGCTGGCCGCCGCGCCGGTGCCGGCGCCGGACGCGATCCCGGCCCGGGACGAGAAGGCCGGGGCGCCGCGGACCGCCGCCGTCGACCCGCGGGTCAACCTGCTGGTCGACGAGTGCTGGCGGCACGCCAAGGCGATCGGCGGCTGGGGGCCGGGCGCCGAGTTCCTGAGCGGGATCGGCCTGACCGAGACGCCGGGCGTGGTCACCCACGAGACCGGCGCCGGCACGCTGGCCGCGGTGCAGCAGCTGATGGCGTCGCACCGGGTCTGGGAGCGGTTCCCGGCGACTGTCGGCTGA